The proteins below are encoded in one region of Halocatena salina:
- the metG gene encoding methionine--tRNA ligase, protein MNRSHDPFPTDRPAVVTCGLPYANGDLHIGHLRGNLSADVFARALETLGQQTAYVCGSDMHGTPIAVEAEQEGVPPEEFALRYHEQYEETFERFNVDFDNYGHTHQPTNVKLTQEIVHTLDKKGYVTEKAIEVAWDPTEEQPLPDRYVEGTCPYCGSTARGDECDEGCGRHLEPGEIEEPTSVITGNPAEYRTREHKFFRLSELQEYLQAFIDRLEGTDNARNQPREWIEGELKDWCITRDLDWGIDYPDEETDLVLYVWVDAPIEYIASTKQYTDRVGADVYDWETTWRDDGEIVHVIGPDIIQHHTVFWPAMLHAVGYTEPRAVMASGFVTLNGEGFSTSRNRAVWAREYLDEGFDPDLLRYYITTHSGFQQDLDFSWDRFQERVNSELLGTLGNFIYRSLLFAYRNYGGTPDVPCPQPVADRIETALGSFQEGVNDYSIREIGTVPVELARFGNEYIQRNEPWKLTDEDPERAATVIRGCVQLAKAIAVLLEPTAPQTATRIWKQLDEAGSVHDATLDTALVAPSEQFDEPTELFEPIEDERVDTLTQRLEDRQAQPEVDDPTDEDEATDAETALEPLSEDRISFEQFQALDLRVGRITDAEPIEGADKLVKLAVDIGHETRQVVAGLRQLHDVEELPGTRVVLLANLEKAELFGVESDGMVLAAGEEADLLTTHGETPPGTSIK, encoded by the coding sequence ATGAACCGATCCCACGATCCGTTTCCGACGGATCGACCAGCAGTCGTGACGTGTGGGTTGCCGTATGCGAACGGTGATCTCCATATCGGCCATCTGCGCGGCAACCTCAGCGCCGACGTGTTCGCTCGTGCACTCGAAACGCTCGGACAGCAGACGGCGTATGTGTGTGGTTCGGACATGCACGGAACGCCGATCGCCGTCGAAGCCGAACAGGAGGGTGTCCCACCCGAGGAGTTCGCGCTCCGATACCATGAGCAGTACGAGGAGACGTTTGAGCGATTCAACGTCGATTTCGACAACTACGGCCACACACATCAGCCGACGAACGTCAAACTCACCCAAGAGATCGTCCACACCCTAGACAAGAAGGGATACGTCACCGAGAAAGCCATCGAGGTCGCGTGGGATCCGACCGAAGAACAACCGCTTCCCGACCGGTACGTCGAAGGGACGTGTCCGTACTGTGGTTCGACCGCTCGCGGTGACGAGTGTGATGAGGGGTGTGGCCGTCACCTTGAACCGGGTGAGATCGAAGAGCCGACCAGCGTCATCACTGGAAATCCGGCGGAATATCGCACCCGGGAACACAAGTTCTTCCGGCTTTCGGAGCTACAGGAGTATCTTCAGGCGTTCATCGACCGCCTCGAAGGCACCGATAACGCACGAAACCAGCCCCGAGAGTGGATCGAGGGCGAACTCAAAGACTGGTGTATCACCCGCGATCTCGACTGGGGAATCGACTATCCCGACGAGGAAACCGATCTCGTGTTGTACGTCTGGGTGGACGCTCCGATCGAGTACATCGCCTCCACGAAGCAGTACACCGATCGCGTTGGAGCGGACGTTTACGACTGGGAGACCACCTGGAGGGACGACGGTGAGATCGTCCACGTCATCGGACCGGATATCATCCAACACCACACCGTTTTCTGGCCCGCGATGCTCCATGCTGTCGGATATACGGAACCGCGTGCGGTGATGGCGTCCGGGTTCGTCACGCTGAACGGTGAGGGCTTTTCTACGAGCCGCAACCGAGCGGTGTGGGCGCGTGAGTATCTCGATGAAGGGTTCGATCCGGATCTCCTCCGGTATTACATCACGACCCACAGCGGCTTCCAGCAGGATCTCGATTTCTCGTGGGACCGGTTCCAAGAGCGCGTGAACAGCGAACTACTCGGCACGCTCGGCAACTTCATCTATCGGTCGTTGTTGTTCGCCTACCGCAACTACGGAGGGACGCCTGACGTTCCATGCCCCCAGCCGGTCGCCGACCGAATCGAAACGGCGCTTGGATCGTTCCAAGAGGGGGTCAACGACTACTCCATCCGAGAGATCGGAACCGTCCCGGTCGAACTGGCACGCTTCGGGAACGAGTACATCCAGCGTAACGAGCCGTGGAAGCTCACCGACGAGGATCCCGAGCGGGCTGCGACGGTCATCCGTGGCTGTGTCCAACTCGCCAAAGCGATCGCCGTGCTTCTCGAACCGACTGCTCCCCAAACTGCAACTCGGATCTGGAAACAGCTCGATGAGGCGGGAAGCGTTCACGACGCCACGCTCGACACGGCGCTTGTGGCACCGTCAGAGCAGTTCGACGAACCGACCGAACTGTTCGAGCCGATCGAGGACGAGCGGGTCGACACCCTCACTCAACGGCTTGAGGACCGACAGGCACAGCCCGAGGTGGACGACCCCACGGATGAGGACGAGGCCACCGACGCCGAAACGGCGCTCGAACCGCTTTCCGAAGACCGAATCAGCTTCGAGCAGTTCCAAGCACTCGATCTCCGCGTCGGTCGTATCACGGACGCAGAACCGATCGAAGGAGCGGACAAGCTCGTGAAGCTCGCGGTCGACATCGGTCACGAGACCCGTCAGGTAGTCGCTGGTCTCCGCCAGCTCCATGACGTTGAGGAACTTCCCGGAACCCGCGTCGTGCTCCTTGCCAACTTGGAGAAAGCAGAGCTGTTCGGCGTCGAGAGCGACGGGATGGTGCTGGCTGCTGGCGAAGAGGCGGACCTTCTCACCACTCACGGTGAGACGCCCCCCGGAACGTCGATCAAGTGA
- a CDS encoding DUF7312 domain-containing protein has protein sequence MDDEREYRFAVDDVGEDETPNSIDEEIEALRSADPEPGSPSIEGAVFVTLGALVTAVLLLMLAGFI, from the coding sequence ATGGATGACGAACGGGAGTATCGATTCGCTGTCGACGATGTCGGCGAGGACGAGACGCCCAATTCGATCGACGAGGAGATCGAAGCCCTCCGATCTGCGGACCCCGAACCCGGCTCCCCATCGATCGAAGGCGCAGTATTCGTCACGTTAGGAGCACTCGTGACGGCCGTTTTGTTGTTGATGCTGGCTGGTTTCATCTGA
- a CDS encoding NfeD family protein: MEAIVLQPIVEGVSLTLPVLLLLAGAGLLIAEALAPGAHFIVVGIALLVAGLVGIALSGFVGMIPMLIGMALTVLVAGGVSLYFYKEMDIYGGKGSGRTSDSDALKGKTGYVTKHVSGTSGEVKLESGGFNPYYQARTLGGEIPAGEEVIVIDPGGGNVITVEALSVIEDEIDRELNLDSEPRNDEREPDTAS; encoded by the coding sequence ATGGAGGCGATCGTCTTACAGCCCATTGTCGAGGGGGTTTCACTTACGTTGCCGGTGTTGCTGTTGCTCGCCGGTGCTGGACTCCTGATAGCCGAAGCACTCGCGCCCGGTGCACACTTCATCGTCGTCGGTATCGCCCTCTTGGTCGCTGGACTCGTCGGAATCGCACTGAGTGGATTCGTCGGCATGATCCCGATGCTGATCGGGATGGCGCTCACCGTCCTCGTTGCCGGCGGTGTCTCCCTGTATTTCTACAAGGAGATGGATATCTACGGTGGAAAAGGAAGCGGGCGTACAAGTGATTCAGACGCCCTCAAAGGAAAAACAGGGTACGTCACCAAACACGTCTCCGGGACTAGCGGTGAAGTAAAACTCGAAAGCGGCGGCTTCAATCCCTACTACCAGGCCCGAACGCTCGGCGGTGAGATCCCTGCCGGTGAGGAAGTCATCGTCATTGATCCCGGCGGCGGGAACGTTATCACCGTCGAAGCCCTCTCGGTCATCGAAGACGAGATCGACCGGGAACTCAATCTGGATTCCGAACCCCGAAACGACGAGCGTGAACCCGACACTGCGTCGTAG
- a CDS encoding SPFH domain-containing protein, whose protein sequence is MFALPLQGSVVPIVVLALLLILIFAVAQSVEIVKPYEKRALTVLGEYRKLLDPGLTFVPPFVSATYPFDMRTQTLDVPRQEAITRDNSPVTADAVVYIKVMDAKKAFLEVDDYKRAVSNLAQTTLRAVIGDMDLDDTLNKRQEINGRIRAELDEPTDEWGVRVESVEVREVNPTPEVQQAMEQQTSAERRRRAMILEAQGERRSAVETAQGDKQSNIIRAQGEKEAQILEAQGDALSTVLRAKSAESMGERAVIDKGMETLADIGQSESTTYLLPQELTSLVGRYGKHLSGSDVAEDAAELDSLDFDAETRELLGLDDIDEMIGQIDETAEMDIEGIDEEAEAIREGEDTPDIKDSNEVIEEMDTEADTELETEKS, encoded by the coding sequence ATGTTTGCCCTCCCGCTACAGGGAAGCGTCGTACCGATCGTAGTTTTAGCGCTGCTGTTGATTCTGATCTTTGCCGTTGCCCAGTCGGTCGAGATCGTAAAACCCTACGAGAAACGCGCACTGACCGTGCTCGGTGAGTACCGGAAGCTGCTCGATCCGGGACTCACCTTCGTACCGCCGTTCGTCTCAGCGACGTATCCATTCGATATGCGGACCCAAACACTGGACGTTCCTCGGCAAGAGGCGATCACACGGGACAACTCACCCGTTACGGCCGACGCCGTCGTTTATATCAAGGTAATGGATGCGAAGAAGGCGTTTCTCGAAGTCGATGATTACAAGCGCGCAGTGTCGAACCTCGCTCAAACGACACTGCGGGCGGTGATCGGGGACATGGATCTCGACGACACCCTGAACAAACGCCAGGAGATCAACGGGCGCATCCGTGCAGAACTCGACGAACCGACCGACGAGTGGGGTGTGCGTGTTGAGAGTGTCGAGGTCCGTGAAGTGAACCCTACCCCCGAGGTTCAACAAGCGATGGAACAACAGACCTCAGCAGAGCGTCGTCGCCGCGCGATGATCCTCGAAGCACAGGGTGAACGGCGTAGCGCAGTCGAGACGGCACAAGGTGACAAGCAGTCGAACATCATTCGAGCACAAGGTGAGAAGGAAGCCCAGATCTTGGAAGCACAGGGTGATGCGCTGTCGACAGTGCTTCGCGCTAAATCCGCCGAGTCGATGGGCGAACGGGCAGTCATCGACAAAGGAATGGAGACGCTTGCGGACATCGGTCAGAGCGAATCCACCACTTACCTCCTGCCCCAAGAGCTGACCTCGCTGGTGGGTCGGTACGGCAAGCATCTTTCGGGGAGTGACGTGGCCGAGGATGCTGCCGAACTCGATAGCCTCGACTTCGACGCCGAAACCCGTGAGCTACTCGGGCTCGACGATATCGACGAGATGATCGGCCAGATCGACGAAACTGCTGAGATGGATATCGAAGGGATCGATGAAGAAGCAGAGGCCATCAGAGAGGGTGAGGATACCCCCGACATCAAGGATTCCAACGAAGTGATCGAAGAGATGGATACCGAGGCCGACACGGAACTAGAAACCGAAAAGAGCTGA
- a CDS encoding winged helix-turn-helix transcriptional regulator has translation MVDESSESVDTEKRATLRRFAALGAAGPLSRLVDSSSSSDVRDAIVGYLSTTPGAHFSKIRDDLSLGTGETQHHLRRLVDSHAIESFRDGEYRRYVEANRFSEYEKVALGYLRRETARGMFIVLLRDPNATASDIAHTLDVSRPTVSKYAKELEAAALLSRENGYAVERPETMLTLLVQYADSFGEDAVALAVDADSLIQYDPPSSP, from the coding sequence ATGGTTGATGAGTCGAGTGAGTCGGTCGATACGGAGAAACGTGCGACCCTCCGGCGATTTGCGGCGCTGGGGGCTGCTGGTCCGCTCTCCCGACTCGTCGATAGCAGTTCGTCGAGCGATGTCCGTGATGCTATCGTCGGCTATCTCTCGACTACACCGGGTGCACACTTCTCGAAGATCCGTGATGATCTCTCGTTGGGTACTGGTGAAACCCAACACCATCTTCGACGCCTCGTCGATTCTCACGCCATCGAGAGCTTCCGTGACGGGGAGTATCGTCGATACGTCGAGGCCAACAGGTTCAGCGAGTATGAAAAAGTGGCGTTGGGCTATCTCCGGCGCGAGACGGCTCGCGGGATGTTCATCGTCCTCCTTCGTGATCCCAATGCGACCGCGAGCGACATCGCCCACACGCTCGACGTCTCGCGGCCGACAGTGAGCAAGTACGCAAAAGAACTCGAAGCGGCAGCCTTGTTATCGCGCGAGAACGGTTACGCCGTCGAACGTCCAGAAACCATGCTCACTCTTCTCGTTCAGTACGCCGATTCGTTCGGTGAGGATGCGGTCGCTCTCGCTGTGGATGCGGATTCACTGATCCAGTACGATCCGCCCAGTTCGCCGTAA
- a CDS encoding DUF7123 family protein — MSASTPSAIDLTEKQQRILRYLRENATTKTYFKSRLIGSELGLSAKEVGANMQSVQEATLDLTIEKWGYSSGTTWKVTMSTTNPSVARG; from the coding sequence ATGAGTGCCAGCACTCCATCAGCGATAGATCTGACGGAGAAACAACAACGAATCTTACGCTATCTCCGAGAGAACGCAACGACAAAAACGTATTTCAAGTCCCGACTCATTGGCAGCGAGCTCGGTTTGAGTGCCAAGGAGGTCGGAGCAAACATGCAGTCGGTACAAGAAGCAACACTCGATCTCACGATCGAAAAGTGGGGATATTCGTCGGGAACCACGTGGAAGGTGACGATGTCGACGACAAATCCGTCCGTCGCTCGGGGGTGA
- a CDS encoding TRAM domain-containing protein, translated as MEISEKLLCLFSAEVSTNGETYTVEIPRREIETGSVEPGETYRVALISADEERQSSATTSTVSDQPQPPVETGEIRYVEIEDLGKQGDGIARVERGYVIIVPDSEVGERVKVEITEVKPNFAVGEIIE; from the coding sequence ATGGAAATCTCAGAAAAGCTCCTGTGTCTGTTTAGCGCCGAAGTGTCTACCAACGGCGAGACGTACACCGTCGAGATTCCCCGGCGTGAGATCGAGACCGGTTCGGTTGAGCCGGGGGAAACCTATCGTGTCGCGCTTATTTCGGCGGATGAGGAACGTCAATCATCGGCGACGACTTCTACAGTGTCGGACCAGCCTCAACCACCCGTCGAGACTGGTGAGATCCGGTACGTCGAAATCGAGGATCTGGGCAAACAAGGCGACGGTATCGCGCGCGTCGAACGGGGATATGTGATCATCGTTCCCGACTCGGAGGTCGGTGAACGGGTAAAGGTCGAGATCACGGAGGTCAAGCCGAACTTCGCTGTCGGAGAGATAATCGAGTGA
- a CDS encoding protein sorting system archaetidylserine synthase (This PssA-like phosphatidyltransferase, along with a PssD-like decarboxylase, is required in Haloarchaea for the archaeosortase ArtA to replace the PGF-CTERM sorting signal with a C-terminal lipid anchor.) — MRLHPLCRLGTADRVTVLNIVAGFGAILTVPLSMVAENPLARAFGYPLGLELTARLILLGAIADGLDGVLARRGSGSGSAVGALMDSIADVISFGVAPALFVFGVTWVEWIETGSGTEPTLHFVGAVLITSVFVVSSVLRTAVYTVTDAAESFRGGVPNTLAATILAVAYLAGFDSAVLLLAVMGVLAYLMVIQTPYPGLRARDAFGAGTVQAIVVIAPEGLQLWFARLLLLAALAYLVLGPVSYRSRGITK, encoded by the coding sequence GTGCGACTCCACCCGCTCTGTCGGTTAGGGACCGCTGATAGAGTGACGGTACTGAACATCGTGGCCGGGTTCGGGGCGATCCTTACGGTTCCGCTCTCGATGGTGGCTGAGAATCCTCTCGCGCGAGCGTTTGGGTATCCTCTCGGGTTGGAACTCACGGCTCGATTGATCCTTCTCGGAGCGATCGCCGATGGACTTGACGGCGTGCTCGCCCGTCGAGGATCCGGATCCGGGTCGGCAGTGGGTGCGTTGATGGATTCGATCGCGGATGTCATCTCCTTTGGCGTCGCACCGGCGTTGTTCGTCTTCGGCGTCACGTGGGTGGAGTGGATCGAGACCGGGTCGGGTACGGAGCCGACGCTCCACTTCGTCGGTGCAGTCCTCATTACGTCGGTGTTCGTGGTGTCATCGGTTCTCCGAACGGCGGTGTATACGGTGACGGATGCTGCCGAGTCGTTTCGCGGTGGGGTCCCCAACACGCTCGCGGCGACGATCCTCGCCGTCGCGTATCTCGCGGGTTTTGACAGCGCCGTCCTGTTGCTGGCCGTGATGGGTGTGTTGGCGTATCTGATGGTAATTCAAACACCGTATCCGGGACTGCGCGCACGCGATGCGTTCGGTGCCGGAACCGTTCAAGCGATCGTCGTCATTGCTCCCGAAGGACTTCAGCTGTGGTTCGCTCGCCTGTTGCTTCTCGCGGCGCTCGCGTATCTCGTGTTGGGTCCAGTCTCGTATCGAAGTCGGGGGATCACGAAGTGA
- a CDS encoding YkgJ family cysteine cluster protein, whose translation MADSDSTDADGPPDLERELERARTLDTEALADAIESIGFACTRCGECCTAHGAGDDHEEHTATVFPDEVRELQNATDGGWRDVARPIPYGLTDGPDGPEGETFEWALQTDGCGDCAFYAEDENGTGACTVHADRPLICQTYPFSLALGGTNQPMGEPVEQEELVRAHDCEGLGREISREDAKALAATLKRRAIREIEETIAVSESYEPTAPGRGEIVVHDSEGAKHPDGTRL comes from the coding sequence ATGGCCGATTCGGACAGTACAGACGCCGATGGCCCTCCCGATCTCGAACGTGAGCTGGAGCGGGCACGCACGCTCGACACCGAAGCGTTGGCCGACGCCATCGAATCCATCGGCTTTGCGTGTACGCGGTGTGGGGAGTGCTGTACCGCCCACGGCGCAGGCGACGACCACGAAGAACACACTGCTACCGTCTTCCCCGACGAGGTCCGTGAGCTACAGAACGCGACTGACGGTGGATGGCGTGATGTTGCCCGCCCGATTCCCTACGGTCTGACAGACGGTCCCGATGGACCTGAAGGCGAGACGTTCGAGTGGGCGCTCCAAACCGACGGCTGTGGTGACTGTGCGTTTTATGCTGAAGATGAGAACGGAACCGGTGCGTGTACCGTCCACGCCGACCGACCGCTCATCTGTCAGACGTATCCGTTCAGCCTCGCACTCGGCGGAACGAACCAACCGATGGGCGAGCCGGTAGAACAGGAAGAACTCGTTCGTGCCCACGACTGTGAGGGTCTCGGCCGTGAAATCAGCCGCGAAGACGCCAAAGCGCTCGCTGCCACGCTGAAACGCCGTGCTATCCGAGAGATCGAAGAAACCATCGCCGTCAGTGAATCCTACGAACCGACCGCCCCCGGCAGGGGTGAGATCGTCGTTCACGATTCTGAGGGTGCCAAACACCCCGACGGAACACGGTTGTGA
- a CDS encoding MBL fold metallo-hydrolase, with protein MNVSRVPVSDEVAKTPSGSTNAYLVGVDGALLVDPGGESDELDAAVADRSVDHIAVTHHHPDHIAGVSRYAAETGATVWARRGRERSFESATGVAPDRTFRGDTTIEIGAGCVRVLETPGHASEHVSFVVGEQYLVGDLVLASGSVVVGAPEGDMRAYLGSLRRVYARDPSVLYPGHGSVIDAPQATVRRLIDHRREREHRVLGAIEAGAASIPEITDAAYEKDVSDVRELAEATVEAHLEKLAVEKKVVWDGTRASLPA; from the coding sequence ATGAACGTTTCGAGAGTTCCGGTGTCGGACGAGGTGGCCAAGACGCCGAGCGGGTCGACGAACGCCTACTTGGTGGGTGTAGACGGTGCACTGCTGGTCGACCCGGGGGGAGAAAGCGACGAACTCGACGCGGCCGTCGCCGATCGTTCCGTCGATCACATCGCAGTCACACACCATCACCCGGACCACATTGCTGGCGTCAGTCGGTACGCCGCGGAAACAGGAGCGACGGTGTGGGCACGCCGAGGACGGGAGCGGTCGTTTGAGTCTGCGACTGGGGTAGCGCCCGATCGAACGTTTCGTGGCGACACGACCATCGAAATCGGTGCGGGCTGCGTTCGTGTGCTCGAAACCCCCGGTCACGCGTCCGAACACGTGTCGTTTGTGGTCGGCGAGCAGTATCTTGTTGGGGATCTGGTGCTGGCGTCGGGTAGCGTCGTCGTCGGTGCACCCGAGGGAGATATGCGCGCTTATCTCGGATCGTTGCGGCGCGTCTATGCTCGGGATCCCTCGGTGTTGTATCCCGGCCACGGTTCAGTGATCGACGCGCCACAGGCGACAGTACGACGGCTCATCGATCACCGACGCGAGCGCGAGCACCGCGTTCTCGGGGCTATTGAAGCCGGTGCGGCGTCGATTCCGGAAATCACGGACGCCGCATACGAGAAAGACGTGTCCGACGTTCGTGAGCTGGCAGAGGCGACGGTCGAAGCCCATCTCGAAAAGCTCGCCGTCGAGAAGAAGGTCGTATGGGACGGCACACGCGCATCACTTCCGGCGTGA
- a CDS encoding MarR family transcriptional regulator yields MSTNAENQPAETFLTDPDFRDRLRDLPPSAKLVAKVLDDESPLSQGQLAKESLLPDRTVRYALNRLEDADLVESRYSFHDARKQVYFLID; encoded by the coding sequence ATGAGTACGAATGCGGAGAATCAACCGGCGGAAACCTTTCTCACCGATCCGGACTTTCGGGACCGGTTGCGCGACCTCCCGCCGAGCGCCAAGCTCGTTGCGAAAGTGCTAGACGATGAATCACCCCTCTCACAAGGCCAGCTCGCCAAGGAGTCGCTGCTTCCGGACCGGACCGTTCGATACGCGCTGAACCGGCTGGAAGATGCCGACCTCGTGGAATCTCGATACAGCTTCCACGACGCACGCAAACAAGTGTATTTCCTCATCGATTGA
- a CDS encoding class I SAM-dependent methyltransferase, with protein MKGQEWYQAKDIAEDYDTKRFSRGGRLIDEREKQAVLDAVSPVEDKRILEIACGTGRFTTMLADRSGEIIGLDISNAMLQQGRQKVRNNGVGDSIEFLRGDAARLPFPDNHFDAVFAIRFFHLAETPASFLREMSRVSRDQVFFDTFNRYSTRTVYNWLLPMGSRLYSESEVDRLLRGADLTLIDEAHDFVLPYGFYRQIPDEIASSFRDADTTVGETSIGDLFASVSYWNATVQ; from the coding sequence GTGAAGGGCCAGGAGTGGTATCAGGCGAAAGATATCGCCGAGGATTACGACACAAAGCGGTTTTCCCGCGGTGGACGCCTCATCGATGAGCGAGAAAAGCAGGCCGTTCTCGATGCCGTATCCCCCGTCGAGGACAAGCGAATTCTCGAAATCGCTTGTGGAACCGGTCGATTCACGACGATGCTCGCAGACCGCAGCGGGGAGATCATCGGGTTGGACATCTCCAATGCCATGCTTCAACAGGGCCGGCAGAAAGTCAGAAACAACGGTGTCGGTGACTCCATCGAGTTCCTCCGAGGAGACGCTGCTCGGCTTCCGTTTCCCGACAACCATTTCGATGCGGTGTTTGCGATCCGATTTTTCCATCTCGCAGAGACACCGGCGTCGTTCCTGCGAGAGATGAGTCGCGTTTCCCGCGATCAAGTCTTTTTCGACACGTTCAACCGCTACAGTACGCGTACAGTTTACAACTGGTTGCTGCCGATGGGGTCACGGCTCTATTCGGAATCCGAGGTCGATCGCCTTCTCAGGGGAGCGGATCTCACTCTCATCGATGAGGCGCACGATTTCGTCCTTCCGTACGGCTTTTATCGCCAGATCCCTGATGAGATCGCATCGAGCTTTCGGGATGCCGACACGACCGTCGGAGAAACGTCGATCGGAGACCTTTTCGCGTCGGTGTCCTACTGGAACGCAACGGTCCAGTGA
- a CDS encoding glycosyltransferase family 2 protein: MELSVVVPTLNGREHLVRCLDALSEHVSSAEIIVANGPSVDGTTGMVRRRDDVDVLVEIGERNINVARNAGIDRATGTVIAFLDYWLIVEERWIDAIRTAFDHVATAHRASGHGPLLPAVITGPVHRSQCGGVRSDTVDRRTINGTRVTYFDGGNVAFRRDALEAIDGFDESLAMGSARDSAHRLAHLGYNVVWEPTFSVRQDAHPRHTTENHKADTPGFRPRCHATDVAAREWDWRYRSLTYRLVKNYGFRSLWRVARHTAADVKTALTSIARGNTRPSDWLTNGRNIVTGAAGGLKDGFIARLRDRSPQRNPNGVSTRADRAVAVYDRRDQ, translated from the coding sequence ATGGAACTTTCGGTGGTCGTGCCCACACTCAACGGCCGCGAACACCTCGTGCGGTGTCTCGATGCGCTTTCGGAACACGTATCGTCGGCGGAGATCATCGTCGCCAACGGTCCGAGCGTGGATGGGACGACCGGGATGGTCCGTCGTCGTGACGACGTCGACGTGCTCGTGGAGATCGGTGAGCGGAACATCAATGTGGCTCGAAACGCGGGTATCGACCGTGCTACTGGCACTGTTATCGCTTTTCTCGATTACTGGTTGATCGTCGAAGAACGCTGGATCGATGCGATCCGAACCGCGTTCGATCACGTCGCCACGGCCCACCGCGCCAGCGGTCACGGGCCGCTGTTGCCTGCCGTCATCACGGGACCGGTGCATCGGTCCCAGTGTGGTGGTGTGCGTTCGGACACTGTCGATCGTCGAACGATCAATGGTACACGAGTGACGTATTTCGACGGCGGTAACGTCGCGTTTCGGCGGGACGCCCTCGAAGCGATCGACGGCTTCGACGAGTCGCTCGCCATGGGTAGCGCCCGAGACAGTGCTCATCGCCTCGCACACCTCGGTTACAACGTGGTTTGGGAACCGACTTTCAGCGTTCGACAAGACGCCCATCCTCGACACACCACCGAGAACCACAAAGCCGACACCCCCGGGTTCCGGCCTCGCTGTCACGCCACTGATGTGGCCGCACGGGAGTGGGACTGGCGGTATCGGTCGCTCACGTATCGGCTGGTGAAGAACTACGGTTTCCGGTCGCTCTGGCGTGTCGCCCGCCATACGGCTGCCGACGTCAAAACTGCGCTCACCTCCATCGCACGCGGTAACACACGCCCGTCTGACTGGCTTACTAACGGTCGGAACATCGTAACTGGCGCAGCTGGCGGCCTAAAAGACGGTTTTATCGCCCGGCTCCGAGATCGCTCGCCACAGCGCAACCCCAACGGCGTCTCGACGCGTGCCGACCGGGCTGTCGCCGTGTACGACCGACGGGACCAGTGA